One region of Tumebacillus amylolyticus genomic DNA includes:
- a CDS encoding S-layer homology domain-containing protein, with protein sequence MKKATKTASLALLALSLLSQPALAASNDPSLADQRTSALNYLHDNLQKSSYKYTVGWASVALYDAGESVTSPKWSNADGTNGVIYRESEVRRNVNLSDATTDFESTLLGLLSANQNPRAFGKKDFIQAILSSQRADGKFADTIYGEGEDLLNAHIYGIIALYSAGVSIPNADQARDYLLSKQHADGGFNWAAGDHSNPDVTAFALIAMKALGLDASNPAVQKALNFLKNVQNTSGGFSNEGTDNPDSATTVLQALVAYGIDPKSYSKSGHDLFDFLNSFRTANGGFSYTLGGDANAISTQFVLMAYSDLLNGKTVFQKLHDENVAKSSTWTQAFPDLPFTHPYYADNMKLANLGVMAGHTDGTYGTGEPVTREQFAKILVSGAHLDDEVGAPTTQFTDVDNGWANPYIAVALKHKFVYGTSNTTYNPLGEITGAEVMAILVRMLGSHYEQEAQSRPKTDWYDGYVAVAKEHHLLYPNFNVNAPATRAEVGYSFVRLYDEQLKAQ encoded by the coding sequence ATGAAAAAAGCAACTAAAACCGCATCCCTCGCTCTGCTCGCCCTGTCCTTGCTCTCTCAACCGGCCCTCGCCGCGAGCAACGACCCGTCCCTTGCCGATCAACGCACGAGCGCGCTCAACTACCTCCACGACAATCTGCAAAAAAGTTCCTACAAATACACCGTCGGCTGGGCATCCGTCGCCCTCTACGATGCAGGCGAGTCGGTCACTTCTCCGAAATGGAGCAACGCCGACGGCACCAACGGCGTCATCTACCGCGAGTCGGAAGTCCGTCGCAACGTCAACCTCTCCGACGCGACCACCGATTTTGAAAGCACCCTGCTCGGCCTGCTCTCCGCCAACCAAAACCCGCGTGCCTTCGGGAAAAAAGACTTCATCCAAGCCATCCTCTCCTCCCAACGCGCAGACGGCAAATTTGCAGACACGATCTACGGCGAAGGCGAAGACTTGCTGAACGCGCACATCTACGGCATCATCGCGCTCTACTCGGCGGGGGTCTCAATCCCGAACGCTGACCAAGCACGCGACTACCTGCTTTCCAAACAACACGCCGACGGCGGCTTCAACTGGGCGGCGGGCGACCATTCCAACCCGGACGTCACCGCATTTGCCCTGATCGCCATGAAAGCACTCGGCCTTGATGCTTCCAACCCCGCCGTTCAAAAAGCGCTCAACTTCCTGAAAAACGTCCAAAACACAAGCGGCGGTTTCTCCAACGAAGGCACCGACAACCCGGACTCTGCAACGACCGTCTTGCAAGCGCTGGTTGCCTATGGCATCGACCCGAAAAGCTACAGCAAATCGGGCCACGACCTGTTCGATTTCCTGAACTCCTTCCGCACGGCAAACGGCGGCTTCTCCTATACGTTGGGAGGAGATGCGAACGCGATCTCCACCCAGTTCGTGCTCATGGCGTACTCCGATCTCCTGAACGGCAAAACCGTGTTCCAGAAGCTCCATGACGAGAACGTCGCGAAGTCCTCCACGTGGACTCAAGCATTCCCGGACTTGCCGTTCACCCACCCGTACTATGCGGACAACATGAAGCTCGCCAACCTCGGCGTCATGGCGGGGCACACCGACGGAACGTACGGCACGGGAGAGCCGGTCACCCGCGAACAGTTTGCCAAAATTCTCGTCTCCGGCGCCCATCTCGACGACGAAGTGGGGGCACCGACGACCCAATTCACCGATGTGGACAACGGTTGGGCCAACCCGTACATCGCCGTCGCGCTCAAGCACAAGTTCGTCTACGGCACGTCGAACACCACCTACAACCCGCTGGGCGAAATCACAGGTGCCGAAGTCATGGCGATCCTCGTGCGCATGCTCGGCTCTCACTATGAGCAAGAAGCGCAGAGCCGTCCGAAGACCGATTGGTACGACGGCTACGTGGCGGTTGCCAAGGAGCACCACCTGCTCTACCCGAACTTCAACGTCAACGCACCGGCGACACGCGCTGAAGTCGGCTACTCGTTTGTCCGACTCTATGACGAACAATTGAAAGCACAGTGA
- a CDS encoding helix-turn-helix domain-containing protein: protein MMEETLRSLILRAKRGDSDALAAIIERFRPLIKKYTRQADEKDAHDLEQELVMRLIVLVRSYREELPYGFMELVEREWAKNNRPPAK from the coding sequence ATGATGGAAGAGACGTTGCGCTCGTTGATTTTACGCGCGAAGAGAGGGGACTCGGACGCGCTGGCAGCGATCATTGAACGCTTCCGCCCGCTGATCAAAAAGTACACGCGTCAAGCGGACGAGAAGGATGCGCATGACTTGGAGCAAGAGCTTGTGATGCGGTTGATCGTTTTGGTCCGTTCCTATCGAGAGGAGTTGCCGTATGGATTCATGGAACTTGTGGAGCGGGAGTGGGCCAAAAACAATCGCCCGCCGGCCAAGTAA
- a CDS encoding ECF transporter S component produces MIRRVLSWLIVLVALGGIYLAYTLWPDEDLNWAVASLVLLLLGLGLFYLRYERSRVSSKEIAVIASLAAFAIVGRIIFAPFPNFKPTTYLVILAGYVFGPRAGFMVGATAAVASNVYFGQGAWTPWQMLAWGLAGASAGLFGRLRGEKVTPYELAAFGMVWGFLFGWIMNLWTWLSTVYPLTFETWLLTNTTSLLFDISHAAANVIFALLLTRRFLPILWRFRKKLTITTLEVLPHEKSN; encoded by the coding sequence ATGATCCGTCGAGTGCTCTCGTGGCTCATCGTCCTCGTCGCCCTCGGCGGAATTTACCTCGCCTACACGCTCTGGCCGGACGAAGACCTCAATTGGGCGGTTGCTTCGCTGGTCTTGCTCTTGCTGGGGCTCGGCCTGTTCTACCTGCGCTATGAGCGATCTCGCGTCTCGTCCAAGGAGATCGCCGTCATCGCGTCGCTCGCCGCATTCGCCATCGTGGGGCGGATCATCTTCGCCCCGTTTCCAAACTTCAAACCGACGACGTACCTCGTCATCCTCGCAGGTTATGTCTTCGGACCGCGAGCCGGCTTCATGGTCGGCGCAACGGCGGCCGTGGCCTCCAATGTCTATTTCGGGCAAGGCGCTTGGACTCCGTGGCAGATGCTCGCATGGGGTCTCGCCGGAGCGAGCGCCGGTCTGTTCGGTCGCTTGCGTGGGGAAAAAGTCACGCCCTACGAACTCGCCGCCTTCGGGATGGTCTGGGGTTTCCTGTTCGGCTGGATCATGAACCTGTGGACGTGGCTCTCCACCGTCTACCCGCTGACGTTTGAAACATGGTTGCTCACCAACACGACCTCGCTGCTCTTCGACATCTCGCACGCCGCGGCGAACGTGATCTTCGCACTCTTGCTGACCCGCCGCTTCCTGCCGATTCTCTGGCGGTTCCGCAAAAAACTCACCATCACAACTCTGGAGGTGTTGCCCCATGAAAAAAGCAACTAA
- a CDS encoding Cof-type HAD-IIB family hydrolase, which yields MSKKLIALDLDGTLLNREKKISPRTKRAVQRAIQDGHHVCIATGRPFRSSVQYYRELGLTTPMVNFNGALVHHADDANWGSHHFPMDRETAFAILDVCEQFQAENVIVEVKDDYYLKQHDENLIRFMGDGHSPLGVGHIPSLLTEHPTSVLIYPQKANLRELRDHLSQFHADVVEHRLWGAPWHVIEIVKAGVNKATGLQVIADHFGIEREHIIAFGDEDNDLEMIEFAGYGVAMGNANPILKSIANHITDTNDNDGIAFVLEKLL from the coding sequence ATGAGCAAAAAATTGATTGCGCTGGATCTGGACGGAACGCTTCTCAATCGGGAGAAAAAAATATCGCCCCGCACCAAGCGGGCTGTGCAACGCGCGATTCAAGACGGCCACCATGTCTGCATCGCAACGGGTCGACCGTTTCGCTCTAGCGTGCAATACTACCGCGAACTGGGGCTGACCACGCCGATGGTCAATTTCAACGGGGCGTTGGTGCATCACGCCGATGATGCCAACTGGGGATCGCACCACTTCCCGATGGACCGTGAGACCGCATTTGCCATCTTGGACGTCTGTGAGCAATTTCAAGCGGAGAACGTCATCGTCGAAGTCAAAGACGACTACTATTTGAAACAGCATGACGAGAACTTGATTCGCTTCATGGGCGACGGCCACTCGCCGCTGGGTGTCGGGCATATCCCGAGCTTGCTCACCGAGCACCCGACGTCGGTGCTGATCTACCCGCAGAAAGCCAATTTGCGAGAGTTGCGGGACCATCTCAGCCAATTTCACGCAGACGTTGTCGAGCACCGTCTCTGGGGCGCGCCGTGGCACGTCATCGAGATCGTCAAAGCGGGCGTGAACAAAGCGACCGGATTGCAAGTGATCGCCGACCACTTCGGCATCGAGCGCGAGCACATCATCGCGTTTGGCGACGAAGACAACGACCTCGAAATGATCGAGTTTGCAGGGTACGGGGTCGCGATGGGCAACGCCAACCCGATTTTGAAGAGCATCGCCAACCACATCACCGACACCAACGACAACGACGGCATCGCCTTCGTGTTGGAAAAGCTGCTCTGA
- a CDS encoding ferritin-like domain-containing protein, producing the protein MYEYFLPRMPQPQHAAQPHFAAFQNQQEFLQMTARAIYNERQAQLNYRALYALAPTPFQKKMIQHALNDEIKHERMFTSIYQTLTGHAPQVPHPQHATVTTYAEGVRASFEDELEAAEMYRTMYLNTKLPWLRDRLFEIMTDEMEHAQRFTYVRADS; encoded by the coding sequence ATGTATGAGTACTTTTTGCCACGAATGCCACAACCGCAGCACGCTGCGCAACCTCATTTTGCCGCGTTTCAAAACCAGCAAGAGTTCTTGCAGATGACGGCACGGGCGATCTACAACGAGCGCCAAGCCCAACTGAACTACCGAGCCCTCTACGCCCTCGCACCGACCCCGTTTCAGAAAAAGATGATCCAGCATGCCCTGAACGATGAGATCAAGCATGAGCGAATGTTTACGTCGATCTATCAAACTCTGACCGGGCATGCCCCGCAAGTGCCGCACCCGCAACACGCCACGGTGACAACCTATGCAGAAGGCGTGCGGGCTTCGTTTGAAGATGAGCTCGAAGCGGCGGAAATGTACCGCACCATGTACCTCAATACGAAACTGCCTTGGCTTCGCGATCGCCTGTTTGAGATCATGACCGACGAGATGGAACACGCCCAGCGATTTACGTATGTGCGCGCCGATTCGTAA
- a CDS encoding ABC transporter ATP-binding protein: MALPELRLTNFTYYYPDAERPALDLINGSVRQGEFVLLAGPSGCGKSTLLRALNGLVPEFYGGRVGGEVRYREKLLSEFGNRRIATHVGMVFQDPERQLVMTEVEREVAFGLENAEVPPAEMRRRVAEVLNFFDLAPIRHKRTADLSGGEKQKVAIASVMALQPDVLLLDEPTSQLDPGAAQEILDLVKRLNEELGVTVVLVEQRLDRVMHLADRVVSLYEGRIEYDGSPADFAHFAALSRPELLVPVTKLFVEAGRPERPLTVKEARQIVRRDAAFLQDQDPVNAAQNGTPRRGLSSKLVHVMKKMFGANLDPDDVLLEARDVRFGYPDGEEVLKGLRVKIGRGQFTALLGANGAGKSTLFRLFAALSRPTEGKVLFAGVDTRGLDPAELAGQLGYLSQNPSDYLFHETLREECEFSRKLIGLSVGDEEAERVLHEVVESLGLLPHLDRNPRDLSGGERQRAALATVLVQQPQALLLDEPTRGLDAGQKDRLGDWLTTYVEAGGTVVLITHDIEFAAEYGERVLLLDDGILVAEGTPQDMLTRGLFYSPQTSRVFHGVLDRIVTIRDGVEALKKLPTAETEGSP; encoded by the coding sequence ATGGCACTTCCTGAACTCCGACTCACGAACTTCACCTACTACTACCCGGACGCAGAACGCCCGGCGCTCGACCTCATCAACGGGTCGGTGCGTCAGGGCGAATTTGTGTTGTTGGCGGGGCCGTCCGGTTGCGGCAAGTCGACGCTCTTGCGCGCCTTGAACGGGTTGGTGCCCGAATTTTACGGAGGACGAGTCGGCGGGGAAGTCCGCTATCGGGAAAAGTTGCTCTCCGAATTTGGCAACCGCCGCATCGCAACGCACGTCGGCATGGTGTTTCAAGACCCTGAGCGGCAGTTGGTGATGACCGAAGTCGAGCGCGAAGTGGCATTCGGGTTGGAGAACGCCGAAGTGCCGCCGGCTGAAATGAGACGTCGCGTGGCGGAGGTGTTGAACTTCTTCGACCTCGCGCCGATTCGTCACAAGCGCACCGCCGACCTCTCCGGCGGGGAGAAGCAAAAAGTCGCCATCGCCTCCGTCATGGCGCTTCAACCGGACGTGCTCCTGCTCGATGAGCCGACTTCGCAACTCGATCCCGGCGCGGCGCAAGAGATTCTCGATTTGGTCAAGCGGCTGAACGAAGAGTTGGGTGTAACGGTCGTGTTGGTGGAACAACGTCTCGACCGCGTCATGCATCTCGCCGACCGCGTGGTTTCTCTGTACGAAGGTCGCATCGAATACGACGGGTCGCCGGCCGACTTTGCGCACTTCGCAGCCCTCTCGCGTCCCGAACTGTTGGTGCCCGTCACCAAACTGTTCGTCGAGGCGGGCCGTCCCGAGCGACCGTTGACCGTCAAAGAAGCACGGCAGATCGTGAGGCGAGACGCCGCGTTCCTGCAAGACCAAGACCCTGTGAACGCTGCCCAAAACGGAACTCCCCGTCGAGGACTCTCCTCAAAGCTCGTCCACGTCATGAAAAAAATGTTCGGGGCCAACCTCGACCCTGACGATGTGCTCCTCGAAGCCCGCGACGTGCGGTTCGGGTATCCCGACGGCGAGGAAGTCCTGAAAGGCTTGCGCGTCAAGATCGGTCGCGGGCAGTTCACCGCCTTGCTGGGAGCCAACGGTGCGGGAAAAAGTACGCTGTTCCGCCTCTTTGCAGCACTGAGCCGTCCAACGGAGGGCAAAGTGCTTTTTGCCGGAGTGGATACGCGGGGGCTTGATCCGGCGGAGTTGGCTGGGCAGTTGGGGTATCTGTCTCAGAATCCAAGCGACTATCTGTTCCATGAGACGTTGCGCGAGGAGTGCGAGTTTTCACGGAAACTCATCGGCTTGTCGGTGGGAGATGAAGAAGCGGAGCGCGTGTTGCACGAGGTGGTGGAGAGTCTCGGACTCTTGCCGCATCTGGATCGCAACCCGCGAGATCTCAGTGGGGGAGAGCGGCAACGGGCGGCGTTGGCGACCGTTTTGGTGCAACAGCCGCAAGCTCTGCTCCTCGACGAACCGACACGGGGTTTGGATGCCGGGCAAAAGGACCGTTTGGGCGACTGGTTGACCACGTATGTAGAAGCGGGCGGCACAGTCGTCCTCATCACGCACGACATTGAATTTGCAGCGGAGTATGGAGAGCGGGTCTTGCTTCTGGATGACGGCATTCTCGTGGCGGAAGGCACGCCGCAAGACATGCTCACTCGCGGGCTTTTTTACTCCCCGCAAACGAGTCGTGTGTTCCACGGAGTGCTCGACCGCATCGTCACGATCCGCGACGGCGTAGAGGCATTGAAAAAACTGCCGACGGCAGAAACAGAGGGTTCCCCATGA
- a CDS encoding sigma factor-like helix-turn-helix DNA-binding protein — protein sequence MSRTQSSPVVPFFSNPLLHRFLQSAENRRLFTNVILTRNEADRLELERRFAEHYFEMRFLGFVRKHIHYEALHLLTKSRAKAKQEALILNTPLSTEAGGGGHERIELLEDPNTSVEGVVIEDSEELLNLTGNPALHEAIQGLTQKQQTVLYLLYVKQRTEAEASLELGVSQQAINKLKLSSLSLLRKKLAKEPAERSVGR from the coding sequence ATGTCGAGAACACAGTCGTCGCCCGTCGTGCCTTTTTTCAGCAATCCGTTGTTGCACCGCTTCTTGCAGTCCGCAGAGAACCGCAGGCTGTTCACCAACGTGATTTTGACCCGCAACGAAGCGGACCGGTTGGAGTTGGAGAGGCGTTTCGCCGAACACTACTTTGAGATGCGCTTCCTCGGGTTTGTCCGCAAGCACATTCATTATGAAGCGCTGCATCTCCTGACCAAGAGCCGTGCCAAGGCCAAGCAAGAAGCGTTGATCTTGAACACGCCGCTCTCGACGGAAGCGGGAGGGGGCGGCCATGAGCGCATCGAGCTCTTGGAAGACCCGAACACATCGGTCGAAGGAGTCGTCATCGAAGATTCGGAGGAACTGCTGAACCTGACCGGCAACCCCGCCTTGCATGAGGCGATTCAAGGGTTGACGCAAAAGCAACAGACGGTGCTGTATCTCTTGTACGTCAAGCAACGTACAGAGGCGGAGGCTTCGTTGGAACTGGGGGTTAGTCAGCAAGCGATCAACAAACTCAAACTGAGTTCCCTGTCCCTGCTGCGCAAGAAACTGGCAAAGGAACCGGCAGAGAGGTCGGTGGGACGATGA
- a CDS encoding MgtC/SapB family protein, translating to MTAIWQDLLKELSVIDIVAVRLIIAFIAGAIMGMERERNLKASHTGSATGAGFRTYSLVCLGSCMYALASEFGFPTIGPTMDPGRVAAQVVAGVGFLGAGTIIKDKSGFVRGLTTAAGLWVAAAIGLMIGAGMYLSGLLSSLLVFVILDAHHLFPRLFRKWGSADSGVNDGNDHMGDEDVADEGRDRARERERERQSSLGE from the coding sequence GTGACGGCCATCTGGCAGGACCTTTTGAAGGAACTATCTGTGATCGACATCGTCGCGGTGCGATTGATCATCGCGTTTATCGCAGGTGCGATCATGGGCATGGAACGCGAACGGAATTTGAAAGCTTCTCACACGGGGAGCGCTACGGGCGCCGGGTTCCGGACGTATTCGCTGGTCTGCCTCGGCTCGTGCATGTATGCGTTGGCGTCCGAATTTGGGTTTCCGACGATCGGCCCGACCATGGACCCAGGCCGCGTGGCGGCACAAGTTGTCGCCGGGGTCGGCTTCCTCGGTGCCGGTACGATCATAAAGGATAAAAGCGGCTTCGTCCGGGGCTTAACGACCGCCGCCGGGCTGTGGGTCGCAGCGGCGATCGGTTTGATGATCGGGGCCGGGATGTATCTGAGCGGCCTGTTGTCTTCGCTGCTCGTGTTCGTGATTCTCGATGCGCACCATCTGTTCCCGCGCCTGTTCCGCAAGTGGGGGTCGGCAGATTCTGGAGTCAACGACGGGAACGACCACATGGGAGATGAAGACGTGGCGGACGAAGGTCGAGATCGCGCACGAGAACGAGAGCGCGAACGGCAGAGTTCGCTTGGAGAGTAA
- a CDS encoding RsfA family transcriptional regulator, with amino-acid sequence METVERWTTRSDAWTADDDRKLAEIVLRHIREGSTQLNAFVESANLLGRTPAACGYRWNGVVRKHYEDGIKEAKTAKKERLSIRQQAKQRRVYGPDLDDTSLDGIIRALKNHEREYFNLQEKSRLLEQKVLEMEIQLHQLAEENHSLRNGNSPLTEDSKTLLEIMDRARKILELEQHHGAEHAAE; translated from the coding sequence ATGGAAACAGTTGAACGTTGGACCACCCGCTCGGACGCTTGGACGGCGGATGATGACCGAAAGTTAGCAGAGATCGTTCTGCGTCATATACGCGAAGGCAGCACGCAACTCAATGCGTTCGTGGAGTCGGCCAACTTGCTGGGCCGTACACCTGCCGCTTGTGGGTACCGATGGAACGGTGTCGTTCGCAAGCACTACGAAGACGGCATCAAAGAAGCGAAAACCGCCAAAAAAGAACGCCTCTCCATCCGCCAACAGGCCAAACAGCGTCGGGTGTATGGCCCAGACTTGGATGACACGTCCCTCGACGGCATCATCCGGGCTCTCAAGAACCACGAACGCGAATACTTCAACCTGCAAGAAAAGTCCCGTCTCTTGGAGCAAAAAGTCTTGGAGATGGAAATTCAACTGCACCAACTCGCCGAAGAGAACCACTCGCTTCGCAACGGGAACTCCCCGCTGACCGAAGACTCCAAAACGCTGCTGGAGATTATGGATCGGGCGCGCAAGATTCTCGAACTCGAACAGCATCACGGTGCCGAACATGCAGCAGAATGA
- a CDS encoding 6-carboxyhexanoate--CoA ligase: MEWFSVRMRAAAGGSHEQGGSHISGGERLVPVDAVESMVQSLVRRAMTHELGRPDFVNVTVEVVPAEAVRSLPALPISKREAESVEQGHAVAVEILGELGISREVAELAVCSIAEGPAPNGGAMRGAIVMDADTGQRLESDSARGVRVAKIDWHPEELQAWYEDVRSIGIASERIAEALALATKVTHTPGTVAELCWSDDPGYVSGYVASAELGYVRIPILKEWGSPLGGRVFFVRGISSVEDYEEALQAPVLLRREENKR, from the coding sequence GTGGAGTGGTTTAGCGTTCGAATGCGCGCCGCTGCGGGCGGTTCGCATGAGCAGGGCGGTTCGCACATTTCCGGCGGGGAGCGCTTGGTGCCAGTAGATGCGGTCGAAAGCATGGTGCAGTCGTTGGTACGAAGGGCGATGACGCACGAGTTGGGTCGGCCGGACTTCGTCAACGTGACGGTGGAGGTCGTGCCGGCCGAAGCGGTGCGAAGTTTGCCCGCTCTGCCGATTTCCAAACGCGAGGCGGAGTCGGTTGAACAGGGTCACGCCGTCGCGGTGGAGATTCTCGGCGAGCTGGGCATTTCAAGAGAAGTGGCAGAACTCGCGGTATGCTCGATTGCGGAAGGTCCGGCACCGAACGGCGGTGCGATGCGAGGCGCCATCGTCATGGACGCCGACACGGGGCAGCGATTGGAAAGCGACTCGGCGCGCGGCGTGCGGGTTGCGAAAATCGACTGGCATCCTGAGGAGTTGCAGGCTTGGTATGAGGACGTGCGCTCAATTGGCATAGCCAGCGAGCGGATTGCCGAAGCGTTGGCGCTCGCGACGAAAGTGACGCACACGCCGGGCACGGTCGCCGAGCTGTGTTGGTCGGACGATCCCGGTTATGTCTCGGGCTACGTGGCGTCGGCCGAGCTTGGCTATGTGCGGATTCCCATTTTGAAAGAGTGGGGGAGCCCGCTCGGGGGCAGGGTGTTTTTTGTCAGAGGCATTTCGTCTGTGGAGGACTATGAAGAGGCGTTGCAAGCGCCGGTGTTGCTGCGAAGAGAGGAGAACAAGAGATGA